The following are from one region of the Erwinia billingiae Eb661 genome:
- a CDS encoding argininosuccinate synthase, which yields MQDKSIKKIVLAYSGGLDTSAIIPWLKENYGGCEVVAFVADIGQERGDLEGVEQKALQSGASECHVVDLREEFISEYVYPVLQTGALYEGTYLLGTSMARPIIAKAQVELALKVGADALCHGATGKGNDQVRFETTYTALAPQLKVVAPWREWNLRSREALLDYLKERNIPTTASLEKIYSRDENAWHISTEGGVLESPWNAPNKDCWVWTVDPLEAPDQPEQVTVTVEKGRVVAVNGKAMSPFQCLDALNVIGAKHGVGRIDIVENRLVGIKSRGCYETPGGTIMVNALRAVEQLVLDRDSFKWREQLGHEMSYVVYDGRWFAPLRKSIQAAAESLAEDVNGEVVLQLYKGTVTATQKKSANSLYSEEFATFGEDEVYDHRHAGGFIRLFSLSSRIRALNEKNKA from the coding sequence ATGCAAGACAAGAGCATCAAAAAAATCGTTCTGGCTTACTCCGGTGGTCTGGATACCTCCGCCATCATTCCATGGCTGAAAGAGAACTACGGCGGCTGTGAAGTGGTCGCATTTGTGGCTGATATCGGTCAGGAACGTGGCGATCTTGAAGGCGTTGAGCAGAAAGCTCTGCAGTCAGGCGCGTCCGAATGTCACGTTGTCGATCTGCGTGAAGAATTCATCAGCGAATACGTTTACCCCGTGCTGCAGACCGGTGCGTTGTACGAAGGCACCTATCTGCTGGGCACCTCGATGGCGCGTCCAATCATCGCTAAAGCGCAGGTTGAGCTGGCGTTGAAAGTGGGTGCCGATGCGCTGTGCCACGGTGCGACCGGTAAGGGTAACGACCAGGTGCGTTTCGAAACCACCTATACCGCGCTGGCACCACAGCTGAAAGTGGTTGCGCCATGGCGTGAGTGGAACCTGCGTTCCCGTGAAGCCCTGCTGGACTACCTGAAAGAGCGCAACATCCCAACCACCGCCTCTCTGGAAAAGATCTACAGCCGTGATGAAAACGCCTGGCATATCTCTACCGAAGGCGGCGTGCTGGAAAGCCCATGGAATGCACCGAATAAAGATTGCTGGGTGTGGACCGTCGATCCGCTGGAAGCGCCAGATCAGCCGGAGCAGGTGACTGTGACTGTTGAGAAAGGCCGCGTTGTTGCGGTTAACGGCAAAGCGATGAGCCCGTTCCAGTGTCTGGACGCGCTGAACGTGATCGGTGCCAAACACGGCGTTGGCCGTATCGACATCGTGGAAAACCGTCTGGTCGGCATCAAATCCCGCGGCTGCTACGAAACCCCAGGCGGCACCATCATGGTGAACGCACTGCGCGCCGTAGAGCAGCTGGTTCTGGACCGTGACAGCTTCAAATGGCGTGAGCAGCTGGGCCATGAGATGTCGTATGTGGTGTACGACGGTCGCTGGTTCGCGCCACTGCGCAAATCCATCCAGGCGGCGGCTGAGTCACTGGCTGAAGACGTCAACGGCGAAGTGGTGCTGCAGCTGTACAAAGGCACCGTGACGGCAACGCAGAAGAAATCGGCTAACAGCCTCTATTCTGAAGAGTTCGCGACCTTCGGCGAAGATGAAGTGTACGATCACCGTCACGCGGGTGGCTTCATCCGTCTGTTCTCCCTTTCTTCACGCATCCGTGCGCTGAACGAAAAGAACAAGGCCTGA
- the argB gene encoding acetylglutamate kinase, giving the protein MTTPLIIKLGGVLLDSEEALERLFGALVAYRAEHQRPLLIVHGGGCLVDELMSKLSLPVKKKNGLRVTPADQIDIITGALAGTANKTLLAWSKKHGIEAVGLCLGDGSSVNVEAFDEELGHVGLATPGSPMLINTLLTAGFLPVISSIGITQDGKLMNVNADQAATALAATLGADLILLSDVSGILDGQGQRIEEMTAAKAEKLIAEGVITDGMIVKVNAALDAARTLGRPVDIASWRHAEQLPTLFNGVSIGTRILA; this is encoded by the coding sequence ATGACGACTCCTTTAATTATTAAACTCGGTGGCGTGCTGCTGGATAGCGAAGAAGCGCTTGAGCGCCTGTTTGGCGCGCTGGTGGCCTACCGGGCTGAGCATCAGCGTCCACTGCTGATTGTGCACGGCGGTGGCTGCCTGGTGGATGAGCTGATGAGCAAGCTCTCGCTGCCGGTGAAAAAGAAAAATGGCCTGCGCGTCACGCCTGCGGATCAGATCGACATTATTACCGGCGCCCTGGCGGGAACCGCAAACAAAACCCTGCTGGCCTGGTCGAAAAAGCACGGCATCGAGGCAGTTGGCCTCTGCCTGGGCGACGGCAGCAGCGTTAACGTGGAAGCCTTCGACGAAGAACTCGGCCACGTGGGTCTGGCCACGCCAGGTTCGCCGATGTTAATTAATACTCTGCTGACCGCCGGTTTCCTGCCAGTGATCAGTTCCATCGGCATCACTCAGGATGGTAAGTTAATGAACGTCAACGCCGACCAGGCTGCGACCGCATTGGCGGCCACCCTGGGTGCCGATTTAATCCTGCTGTCGGATGTCAGTGGCATCCTCGACGGCCAGGGACAGCGTATCGAAGAGATGACCGCCGCCAAAGCTGAGAAGTTGATTGCTGAAGGCGTGATCACCGACGGTATGATTGTCAAAGTCAATGCAGCCCTGGACGCTGCCCGCACGCTGGGCCGTCCGGTAGATATCGCCAGCTGGCGTCATGCTGAGCAGCTGCCGACCCTATTTAACGGCGTGTCAATTGGCACCCGGATCCTCGCTTAA
- a CDS encoding redoxin family protein, whose translation MFASQEGKSVPQVTFHTRQGDNWVDVTTDELFKDKTVILFSLPGAFTPTCSSSHLPRYNELSDVFKKHGVDSILCVSVNDTFVMNAWKADQHASNITFIPDGNGDFTRGMEMLVEKADLGFGPRSWRYSMLVRNGVVEKMFVEPNKPGDPFEVSDADTMLRYLAPEFKVQESVSLFTKPGCSFCAKAKQMLQDRGIQYEEIVLGQDATTVSLRAVTGRATVPQVFIGGRHIGGSDDLEKFFVA comes from the coding sequence ATGTTTGCTAGTCAGGAAGGTAAGTCAGTCCCGCAGGTCACTTTTCATACTCGTCAGGGCGATAACTGGGTAGATGTTACTACTGATGAGCTGTTCAAAGATAAAACCGTCATTCTGTTTTCGCTGCCGGGTGCCTTTACCCCAACCTGCTCTTCCAGCCATTTACCACGTTACAACGAACTGTCTGACGTCTTTAAAAAGCACGGCGTTGATAGCATTCTCTGTGTGTCGGTAAACGACACCTTTGTGATGAATGCCTGGAAAGCCGATCAGCACGCCTCGAACATTACGTTTATTCCCGATGGCAACGGTGATTTTACCCGTGGCATGGAGATGCTGGTTGAGAAAGCCGACCTTGGCTTTGGCCCACGTTCATGGCGTTACTCCATGCTGGTGCGCAACGGCGTGGTAGAAAAAATGTTCGTTGAACCCAACAAGCCGGGCGACCCGTTTGAGGTGTCTGATGCTGACACCATGCTGCGCTATCTGGCACCGGAGTTTAAGGTGCAGGAGTCCGTCTCGCTGTTCACCAAGCCAGGCTGTTCATTCTGCGCTAAGGCCAAACAGATGCTGCAGGATCGCGGTATTCAGTACGAGGAGATTGTGCTGGGCCAGGACGCGACAACCGTCAGCCTTCGCGCCGTAACGGGCCGAGCAACGGTGCCACAGGTCTTTATCGGTGGACGCCACATTGGTGGCAGCGACGATCTGGAAAAGTTTTTTGTAGCCTGA
- the argH gene encoding argininosuccinate lyase: MALWGGRFTQAADQRFKQFNDSLRFDYRLAEQDIVGSVAWSKALVTVNVLTAEEQQQLESALTVLLEEVRANPQQILESDAEDIHSYVEGRLIEKVGALGKKLHTGRSRNDQVATDLKLWCKAQVSELLIASRQLQQALVATAEANQDAVMPGYTHLQRAQPVTFAHWCLAYVEMLARDESRLQDTLKRLDVSPLGCGALAGTAYEIDREQLAGWLGFASATRNSLDTVSDRDHVLELLSNASIGMVHLSRFAEDLIFFNTGEAGFVELSDRVTSGSSLMPQKKNPDALELIRGKCGRVQGALTGMMMTLKGLPLAYNKDMQEDKEGLFDALDTWSDCLHMAALVLDGIQVKRPRCQEAAEQGYANSTELADYLVSKGVPFREAHHVVGEVVVAAIAKGVALEALPLTELQAYSSVIAEDVYPFLSLQSCLDKRNAKGGVSPHQVSLAITDAKNRLI, translated from the coding sequence ATGGCACTTTGGGGTGGACGGTTTACTCAGGCAGCAGATCAACGTTTCAAACAGTTTAATGACTCGCTGCGCTTCGACTATCGTCTGGCAGAGCAGGATATTGTCGGATCCGTTGCCTGGTCCAAAGCGCTGGTGACGGTCAATGTTCTGACCGCAGAAGAGCAGCAGCAGCTGGAAAGCGCGCTGACGGTATTGCTGGAAGAGGTGCGTGCCAATCCGCAGCAAATCCTTGAAAGCGATGCAGAAGATATTCACAGCTATGTTGAGGGACGCCTGATCGAGAAGGTCGGCGCGCTTGGCAAAAAGCTCCATACCGGACGCAGCCGTAATGACCAGGTGGCGACCGATCTGAAATTGTGGTGTAAAGCGCAGGTCAGCGAATTGCTGATCGCTTCCCGCCAGTTGCAGCAGGCGCTGGTGGCCACTGCGGAAGCAAACCAGGATGCGGTGATGCCGGGTTACACCCACCTGCAACGCGCTCAGCCGGTGACCTTTGCGCACTGGTGCCTGGCGTATGTGGAAATGCTGGCGCGTGATGAAAGCCGCCTGCAGGATACGCTGAAGCGCCTGGATGTCAGCCCGTTAGGCTGTGGCGCATTAGCCGGAACCGCGTACGAAATCGATCGTGAGCAGCTGGCCGGCTGGTTGGGCTTTGCGTCCGCCACCCGTAACAGTCTGGACACGGTGTCTGACCGCGATCACGTGCTGGAACTGCTGTCCAATGCCTCGATCGGCATGGTGCATCTGTCGCGTTTCGCAGAAGACCTGATCTTCTTTAACACCGGTGAAGCGGGCTTTGTTGAGCTATCCGACCGCGTGACCTCCGGTTCTTCTCTGATGCCTCAGAAGAAAAACCCGGATGCGCTGGAGCTGATCCGTGGCAAATGTGGCCGTGTACAGGGCGCGTTGACCGGCATGATGATGACATTGAAAGGTCTGCCGCTGGCTTACAACAAAGACATGCAGGAAGATAAAGAAGGCCTGTTTGACGCGCTGGATACCTGGTCAGACTGCCTGCATATGGCGGCGCTGGTGCTGGATGGTATTCAGGTGAAGCGTCCGCGTTGTCAGGAAGCGGCAGAACAGGGTTACGCTAACTCAACCGAACTGGCGGATTATCTGGTCAGCAAAGGCGTGCCGTTCCGTGAAGCTCACCATGTTGTCGGTGAAGTTGTGGTTGCGGCGATTGCTAAAGGCGTGGCGCTGGAAGCTCTGCCGCTGACGGAATTGCAGGCTTACAGCAGCGTGATTGCCGAAGATGTCTATCCGTTCCTGTCACTGCAATCCTGCCTGGACAAACGTAATGCGAAGGGCGGCGTTTCTCCTCATCAGGTGTCGCTGGCGATCACTGATGCGAAAAATCGTCTGATTTAA
- the oxyR gene encoding DNA-binding transcriptional regulator OxyR: MNIRDLEYLVALAEHRHFRRAADSCHVSQPTLSGQIRKLEDELGVMLLERTSRKVLFTQAGLLLVDQARTVLREVKVLKEMASQQGEEMSGPMHIGLIPTVGPYLLPQIVPNLHKTFPKLEMYLHEAQTQQLLAQLDSGKLDCAILALVKESEAFIEVPLFDEPMKLAIYQDHPWRDRDRVPMSDLAGEKLLMLEDGHCLRDQAMGFCFQAGADEDTHFRATSLETLRNMVAAGSGITLLPALAVPKERVRDGVCYLPCYKPVPQRTIALVYRPGSPLRGRYEQLAEAIKVHMQNYMGPALKQAV, encoded by the coding sequence ATGAATATTCGTGATCTTGAATACCTGGTAGCGTTGGCCGAACATCGTCATTTTCGACGTGCAGCAGATTCCTGCCATGTCAGCCAACCCACCCTGAGCGGCCAGATCCGCAAGCTTGAAGATGAGCTTGGCGTGATGTTACTCGAGCGAACCAGTCGTAAGGTACTGTTTACCCAGGCTGGACTGTTGCTGGTCGATCAGGCGCGTACGGTTTTACGTGAAGTGAAAGTGCTAAAGGAGATGGCCAGCCAGCAAGGCGAAGAGATGTCCGGGCCAATGCATATCGGGCTGATACCGACTGTCGGGCCGTATTTGTTGCCGCAGATCGTCCCCAACCTGCATAAAACCTTCCCTAAGCTGGAAATGTACCTGCACGAAGCGCAGACCCAGCAGTTGCTGGCTCAGCTGGATAGCGGGAAGCTGGATTGTGCCATTCTGGCGCTGGTGAAAGAGTCGGAAGCCTTTATTGAGGTGCCGTTGTTTGACGAGCCGATGAAGCTGGCGATTTATCAGGATCACCCGTGGCGCGATCGCGATCGTGTACCGATGTCCGATTTGGCCGGTGAAAAGCTGTTGATGCTGGAAGACGGGCACTGCTTACGCGATCAGGCAATGGGATTCTGCTTCCAGGCAGGCGCAGATGAAGATACGCACTTCCGTGCGACCAGTCTGGAGACGTTGCGCAATATGGTGGCAGCAGGCAGCGGCATCACGCTGTTACCGGCGTTAGCCGTACCGAAAGAACGCGTGCGCGACGGGGTTTGCTATCTGCCGTGCTACAAACCTGTCCCGCAGCGTACTATCGCGCTGGTTTATCGCCCGGGATCGCCACTGCGCGGCCGCTATGAGCAGCTGGCAGAGGCAATCAAGGTCCATATGCAAAACTATATGGGCCCGGCGTTAAAACAGGCGGTTTAA
- the argE gene encoding acetylornithine deacetylase, with product MKTKLPPFIELYRELIATPSISATDIAIDQSNETLINLLAGWFRDLGFSVEVQPVPGTRHKFNMLARTGNGAGGLLLAGHTDTVPFDDGRWTRDPFTLTEHDNKLYGLGTADMKGFFAFILDTLRDVDVTKLEKPLYILATADEETTMAGAQYFSENTTIRPDCAIIGEPTSLKPVRAHKGHLSQSIRIQGQSGHSSDPARGVNAIELMHESITHLMGLRNTLKERYHHDGFAIPYPTMNFGYINGGDAPNRICACCEMYMDIRPLPGLSLQDLEGLLDDALAPVSERWPGRVTIGELHPPIPGYECPRNHQLVQVVEKLLGTETEVVNYCTEAPFIQRLCPTLVLGPGSIDQAHQPDEYIDTAFIKPTRELIAQVVQHFCHH from the coding sequence GTGAAGACAAAATTACCCCCTTTTATCGAGTTATACCGTGAGTTGATTGCCACACCGTCGATCAGCGCAACCGATATTGCCATCGATCAGAGTAATGAAACTTTAATCAATTTGCTGGCAGGCTGGTTCCGTGACCTTGGCTTCAGCGTTGAAGTGCAACCGGTGCCCGGCACGCGCCACAAATTCAATATGCTGGCCAGAACCGGAAACGGCGCGGGCGGCCTGCTGCTCGCCGGTCATACCGATACCGTACCGTTCGACGATGGGCGCTGGACGCGCGATCCGTTCACCCTGACCGAGCATGACAACAAGCTTTACGGCCTGGGCACCGCCGACATGAAAGGTTTCTTTGCCTTTATTTTAGATACTCTGCGTGATGTTGACGTGACCAAACTGGAAAAGCCGCTCTACATCCTCGCCACCGCCGATGAAGAAACCACCATGGCCGGCGCGCAGTATTTCTCTGAAAACACCACCATCCGCCCGGACTGCGCGATTATTGGTGAGCCCACCTCACTGAAACCGGTGCGGGCTCATAAAGGCCATTTATCTCAGTCGATCCGCATTCAGGGCCAGTCGGGTCACTCAAGCGATCCGGCGCGTGGCGTCAATGCGATTGAGCTGATGCATGAGTCCATCACTCACCTGATGGGCCTGCGTAATACGTTGAAAGAGCGCTATCACCATGATGGCTTTGCCATCCCGTATCCGACCATGAACTTCGGCTACATCAACGGCGGCGATGCGCCAAACCGCATCTGTGCCTGCTGTGAGATGTATATGGATATTCGTCCGTTACCGGGCCTGTCACTGCAGGATCTGGAAGGTTTGCTGGATGATGCACTGGCTCCGGTGAGTGAACGCTGGCCCGGCCGGGTGACGATTGGCGAATTGCATCCGCCCATTCCAGGCTACGAATGTCCGCGCAACCATCAGCTGGTGCAGGTAGTGGAGAAATTACTGGGTACCGAAACCGAAGTGGTGAACTACTGTACCGAAGCGCCGTTCATTCAGAGGCTGTGCCCAACGCTGGTTTTGGGCCCGGGATCGATCGATCAGGCGCACCAACCGGACGAATATATCGACACCGCATTTATTAAACCCACCCGCGAATTGATCGCTCAGGTTGTGCAGCATTTTTGCCACCACTAA
- the ppc gene encoding phosphoenolpyruvate carboxylase has product MNEQYSAMRSNVSMLGKLLGDTIKDALGENILERVETIRKLSKSSRAGNDAHRKELLSTLQNLSNDELLPVARAFSQFLNLTNVAEQYHTISPKGEGANHPEMLTKVFDRLKQQPHLTEASIREAIESLSLELVLTAHPTEITRRTLIHKLVEVNSCLKQLDHNDLSDYDRSQIMRRLRQLVAQAWHTDEIRKYRPSPVDEAKWGFAVVENSLWEGVPNFLRELNEQVEASFGVKLPVDFVPIKFTSWMGGDRDGNPNVTADITRHVLQLSRWKATDLFLRDIAVLVSELSMSECTPEVRELCGNPEALEPYREIMKNLRGQLMSTQAYLERRLKGERLPRPADLLISNDQLWDPLYTCYQSLQACGMGIIANGQLLDTLRRVKCFGVPLVRIDIRQESTRHTEAIAEITRFLGLGDYESWSEADKQAFLIRELNSKRPLLPRNWEPSADTREVLETCRVAAEVPKGSIAAYVISMAKVPSDVLAVHLLLKEAGIPFTMPVAPLFETLDDLNNANDVMSQLLNIDWYRGIIQGKQMVMIGYSDSAKDAGVMAASWAQYEAQDALIKTCEKAGIALTLFHGRGGSIGRGGAPAHAALLSQPPGSLKGGLRVTEQGEMIRFKYGLPEVTISSLSLYTGAILEANLLPPPEPKKAWCRIMDQLSADSCEMYRGYVRENKDFVPYFRSATPEQELGKLPLGSRPAKRRASSGVESLRAIPWIFAWTQNRLMLPAWLGAGAALQKAMEAGNQDELETMCRDWPFFSTRVGMLEMVFSKADLWLAEYYDQRLVEPSLWPLGKQLRDQLDSDIKAILTIANDAHLMADQPWIAESIALRNVYTDPLNVLQAELLHRSRQQEAKGEPVDPHVEQALMVTIAGVAAGMRNTG; this is encoded by the coding sequence ATGAACGAACAATATTCCGCAATGCGAAGTAATGTCAGTATGCTCGGCAAACTGCTCGGGGATACGATTAAGGATGCACTTGGAGAGAACATCCTTGAGCGGGTGGAAACCATCCGCAAACTCTCGAAGTCATCACGTGCGGGAAATGACGCCCACCGTAAAGAATTGCTGTCAACGCTGCAAAACCTGTCGAATGATGAGCTGCTGCCTGTTGCACGCGCCTTCAGTCAGTTTTTGAATCTGACTAACGTTGCCGAGCAGTACCATACGATTTCCCCGAAGGGTGAAGGGGCCAATCACCCGGAAATGCTGACCAAAGTCTTTGATCGCCTGAAGCAGCAACCTCATCTGACCGAAGCCTCGATCCGTGAAGCTATCGAATCGCTTTCACTGGAACTGGTGCTGACTGCACACCCGACGGAGATCACCCGTCGTACTTTGATCCACAAACTGGTTGAAGTGAACAGCTGCCTGAAGCAGCTCGATCATAACGATCTTTCTGATTACGACCGATCGCAGATTATGCGCCGCCTGCGCCAGCTGGTTGCTCAGGCCTGGCATACCGATGAAATCCGTAAATACCGCCCTTCGCCGGTTGATGAAGCCAAATGGGGCTTCGCCGTGGTCGAAAACAGCCTGTGGGAAGGCGTGCCTAACTTCCTGCGCGAACTGAATGAGCAGGTTGAAGCCTCGTTCGGCGTCAAGCTGCCGGTGGATTTCGTGCCGATCAAGTTCACTTCGTGGATGGGCGGCGACCGTGACGGCAACCCGAACGTCACCGCCGATATCACCCGCCATGTGCTGCAGCTTAGCCGCTGGAAAGCGACCGACCTGTTCCTGCGTGATATCGCCGTGCTGGTGTCAGAGCTGTCGATGTCTGAATGTACGCCAGAAGTGCGTGAGCTGTGTGGTAACCCGGAAGCGCTGGAACCTTACCGCGAGATCATGAAAAACCTGCGTGGTCAGCTGATGAGCACCCAGGCCTACCTGGAACGTCGTCTGAAGGGCGAACGTCTGCCGCGCCCGGCTGACCTGTTGATCTCCAACGACCAGCTGTGGGACCCGCTGTACACCTGTTATCAATCCCTGCAAGCGTGCGGCATGGGCATCATTGCCAATGGCCAGCTGCTGGATACGCTGCGCCGCGTGAAGTGCTTCGGCGTGCCTTTGGTGCGCATTGATATCCGCCAGGAAAGCACCCGCCACACTGAAGCCATTGCCGAAATCACCCGCTTCCTCGGTCTGGGTGATTATGAAAGCTGGTCAGAAGCCGACAAACAGGCGTTCCTGATCCGCGAACTGAATTCAAAACGTCCGCTGCTGCCGCGCAACTGGGAGCCAAGTGCCGATACGCGTGAGGTGCTTGAAACCTGCCGCGTCGCCGCTGAAGTGCCGAAAGGTTCGATTGCCGCTTACGTTATCTCGATGGCCAAAGTGCCGTCCGACGTGCTGGCGGTGCATTTGCTGCTGAAAGAAGCCGGCATCCCGTTCACCATGCCGGTAGCACCGCTGTTTGAAACGCTGGATGACCTGAACAATGCCAATGACGTGATGAGCCAGCTGCTCAACATCGACTGGTATCGCGGCATCATTCAGGGCAAGCAGATGGTAATGATTGGCTACTCTGACTCGGCGAAAGATGCCGGCGTGATGGCCGCAAGCTGGGCGCAATACGAAGCGCAGGATGCATTAATCAAAACCTGTGAGAAAGCCGGCATCGCCCTGACGTTGTTCCATGGACGCGGTGGCTCTATCGGCCGTGGCGGCGCACCTGCCCATGCGGCATTGCTGTCCCAGCCGCCGGGCAGCCTGAAGGGTGGCCTGCGCGTGACCGAACAGGGCGAGATGATCCGCTTTAAATACGGTCTGCCAGAAGTCACTATCAGCAGCCTGTCGCTGTATACCGGTGCCATTCTGGAAGCCAACCTGTTGCCACCGCCGGAGCCTAAGAAAGCGTGGTGCCGCATTATGGACCAGCTGTCTGCGGACTCTTGCGAGATGTATCGTGGCTACGTGCGTGAAAACAAAGATTTCGTACCTTACTTCCGCTCGGCAACGCCGGAGCAGGAGCTGGGCAAGTTGCCTCTGGGTTCCCGTCCGGCCAAACGCCGTGCAAGCAGTGGCGTTGAGTCGTTGCGTGCGATTCCGTGGATCTTTGCCTGGACGCAGAACCGCCTGATGCTGCCCGCCTGGCTGGGTGCCGGTGCCGCGCTGCAAAAAGCGATGGAAGCCGGTAATCAGGATGAGCTGGAAACCATGTGTCGCGACTGGCCGTTCTTCTCAACCCGTGTCGGCATGCTGGAGATGGTGTTTTCGAAAGCTGACCTGTGGCTGGCCGAATATTACGATCAGCGCCTGGTCGAACCGTCGTTGTGGCCACTGGGCAAACAGCTGCGCGATCAGCTGGACTCAGACATCAAAGCCATCCTGACTATCGCCAACGATGCGCACCTGATGGCCGATCAGCCATGGATTGCCGAATCGATTGCCTTGCGTAACGTCTACACCGATCCGCTTAACGTTCTGCAGGCAGAACTGCTCCACCGTTCACGTCAGCAGGAAGCGAAAGGTGAACCGGTCGATCCGCACGTAGAGCAAGCGCTGATGGTCACCATTGCTGGTGTGGCTGCCGGCATGCGCAACACCGGCTAA
- the argC gene encoding N-acetyl-gamma-glutamyl-phosphate reductase has protein sequence MLNTLIVGASGYAGVELATYLNRHPQVNITALAVSAQSPDAGKLLSDLHPQLKGILDMPLQPLSSASQYADKVDVVFLATAHEVSHDLAPEFLAAGCVVFDLSAAFRVNDQSFFTDYYGFPHQHQDWLEKAVYGLAEWQHDKIKEAQLIAVPGCYPTAAQLALKPLVEAGLLNDAQWPVINATSGVSGAGRKAAVGTSFCEVSLQPYGIFTHRHHPEIEAHLGVPVIFTPHLGNFPRGILATTTCRLKAGVTADDVAEAFHNAYHDKPLVRVYDKGVPSIKGVVGLPFCDIGFAVKGEHLIVVSAEDNLLKGASSQAVQCLNIRFGFPETQSLI, from the coding sequence ATGTTGAATACGCTGATTGTTGGTGCCAGTGGTTATGCTGGCGTAGAGCTTGCGACTTACCTGAATCGTCATCCACAGGTGAACATAACCGCTTTGGCGGTTTCAGCGCAAAGCCCGGACGCAGGAAAATTACTTTCCGATCTTCATCCGCAGCTGAAAGGCATCCTTGATATGCCGCTGCAGCCCCTGAGCAGCGCCTCGCAGTATGCCGATAAAGTGGACGTCGTTTTTCTGGCGACCGCCCACGAAGTCAGCCATGACCTTGCGCCAGAGTTCCTCGCCGCGGGTTGTGTGGTATTCGATCTCTCCGCTGCTTTCCGCGTGAACGATCAAAGCTTCTTCACAGACTACTACGGCTTCCCGCATCAGCATCAGGACTGGCTGGAAAAAGCGGTATATGGTCTTGCCGAGTGGCAGCATGACAAAATTAAAGAAGCGCAGCTGATTGCGGTGCCGGGTTGTTATCCTACCGCTGCCCAGCTGGCCTTAAAGCCGCTGGTCGAAGCGGGCCTGCTGAACGATGCGCAATGGCCGGTGATTAACGCCACCAGCGGCGTGAGCGGAGCAGGGCGCAAAGCGGCGGTCGGCACCAGCTTCTGTGAAGTCAGCCTGCAGCCGTACGGTATTTTCACCCATCGTCATCACCCAGAAATCGAAGCGCACCTCGGTGTGCCGGTGATCTTCACCCCGCATCTGGGCAACTTCCCGCGCGGTATTCTGGCCACCACCACCTGCCGGTTAAAAGCAGGTGTGACCGCTGACGACGTGGCAGAAGCGTTCCATAATGCCTATCACGATAAGCCATTGGTGCGTGTTTACGACAAAGGCGTGCCGTCCATTAAGGGTGTTGTTGGTCTGCCATTCTGCGACATCGGCTTCGCGGTGAAGGGTGAACACCTGATTGTCGTGTCGGCAGAAGACAACCTGTTGAAAGGCGCCTCCTCGCAGGCAGTGCAATGCCTGAATATTCGTTTCGGCTTCCCGGAAACGCAGTCACTTATTTAA